Proteins from one Candidatus Binataceae bacterium genomic window:
- a CDS encoding CusA/CzcA family heavy metal efflux RND transporter encodes MIEAAIDWCSRNRFLVVLFAMATVLAGVWSLRRTPLDALPDISDVQVIIHTPWTGEPPEVIEDQVTYPIVTTMLAAPRVKAVRAQTMFNDSYVYVVFQDGTDLYWARSRVLEYMQQLQSLLPAGVHPAIGPDATGAGWIYEYVVLDRRHNLSLADLDTLQRWYIRYQLETVPGVAEVASIGGFVRQYQVKLDPNRLLALHVSLQTVIDKIRDSNNEVGGRVLEMSGADYMVRGLGYIKTLAELGNVPVGSHDGTPILVRDLGVVSFGPDLREGIAEWNGEGQTVGGIVVMRYGQNALSVINGIKAKLAQIQSSLPAGVQIVAGYDRSGLIDASIATLTRDLIDEAIIVSLVVIVFLFHFRSALIPILSIPVAVLASFIPMFYLQVSSNIMSLGGFALAIGVLIDAAIVMVENAYRHLAEQTREGRRLTPQAHKQVVIGAAKQVGRPLFYSLIIIVVSFLPVFLLEAQEGRMFKPLAYTKTFAIAFSSLLAITIVPLLMVWLVRARRYRREQENPVARFFQMLYLPVIRVCLRHRIITLGVGLLFLAATFPLAGRIGTQFMPPLFEGSMLYMPTALPGISITTAGHLLQEQDRILKSFPEVESVFGTVGRSDSATDNAPMDMYDTTVTLRPRAQWPAGMDYDRLVQEMNAKLDFPGLANTWTMPVENRLDMELTGIKTPVGLKVQGPQLGEIERIGGEVERILSGVADTRGVFAERVAEGFYVNIEVDRAQAARYGLTVGDVQRLVSSGMGGENIALTVQGRDRFPINVRYLRDYRQNLSALRQMLIMTPQGAQIPLSEVARVTLGQGPSMIRDEGAQLTAYVFVDLATNDYSGYVARAQRALDAKLHLPAGYSIKWSGEYSFELRAKQRLRVIVPIVIMVIFVLLYVLFDALSEALILLFPCAFALTGGLLLQYMLGINFSVAVAVGYIDLFGIAVETGVIMIILLDEALDLRLARGPVDHLDIEAATIEGAVHRLRPKLMTVFVVIFSLVPIFFQSGIGNDVMKPIAVPIVGGMITSSIAVLILVPVLFAMVKERALGRGLLRPPAAGAPQGSAAPYA; translated from the coding sequence ATGATCGAAGCAGCCATCGATTGGTGTAGTCGCAACCGCTTCCTGGTCGTGCTCTTCGCCATGGCAACGGTTCTGGCGGGGGTCTGGTCGTTGCGGCGCACCCCGCTGGATGCGCTGCCCGATATCTCCGACGTTCAGGTCATCATTCATACTCCATGGACGGGCGAGCCGCCCGAAGTGATCGAAGACCAGGTGACCTATCCGATTGTTACCACGATGCTGGCGGCGCCGCGGGTCAAGGCGGTGCGGGCCCAGACCATGTTCAACGACTCCTACGTTTACGTGGTATTTCAGGACGGCACCGACCTCTACTGGGCGCGCAGCCGGGTGCTCGAATACATGCAGCAGTTGCAAAGCCTGCTACCTGCAGGCGTCCATCCCGCGATCGGGCCCGATGCCACCGGCGCGGGCTGGATTTACGAATATGTCGTGCTGGACCGCCGTCACAACCTCAGCTTGGCCGACCTCGACACCCTACAGCGATGGTATATCCGCTACCAGCTCGAAACCGTCCCTGGGGTGGCCGAAGTCGCAAGTATCGGCGGATTCGTCCGGCAGTATCAGGTCAAGCTGGACCCCAATCGGCTGTTGGCCCTGCACGTGTCGTTACAAACGGTGATTGACAAGATTCGCGACAGCAACAACGAGGTTGGCGGGCGGGTGCTGGAGATGAGCGGCGCCGATTACATGGTGCGCGGCCTGGGGTACATCAAGACCCTCGCCGAGTTGGGCAACGTGCCCGTGGGCAGCCACGACGGCACGCCTATTCTGGTGCGTGACCTCGGTGTGGTGAGCTTCGGCCCCGACCTGCGCGAGGGAATCGCCGAATGGAACGGCGAGGGTCAGACCGTGGGCGGGATTGTCGTGATGCGCTACGGCCAGAACGCGCTCAGCGTCATCAATGGGATCAAGGCCAAGCTCGCCCAGATCCAGTCGAGCCTGCCTGCGGGAGTTCAAATCGTGGCGGGCTACGACCGCTCGGGCCTGATCGACGCTTCGATCGCGACCCTGACCCGCGACCTGATCGACGAAGCGATCATCGTAAGCCTGGTGGTGATCGTCTTCCTGTTCCACTTCCGCTCCGCGCTGATCCCGATCCTAAGCATTCCGGTCGCCGTGCTGGCCTCGTTCATTCCGATGTTCTACCTGCAGGTTAGCTCCAACATCATGTCGCTGGGCGGCTTCGCGCTGGCGATCGGCGTGTTGATCGACGCCGCGATCGTGATGGTGGAGAACGCTTACCGCCATCTGGCCGAGCAGACCCGCGAGGGGCGCCGGCTTACGCCCCAGGCACACAAGCAGGTGGTAATCGGAGCCGCCAAGCAGGTGGGCCGACCGCTGTTTTATTCGCTGATCATCATCGTGGTCTCCTTTCTGCCGGTGTTCCTGCTGGAGGCGCAGGAAGGGCGGATGTTCAAGCCGCTGGCCTATACCAAAACCTTCGCCATCGCCTTCTCCTCGCTGCTGGCGATCACGATCGTGCCGCTGCTGATGGTCTGGCTGGTGCGCGCGCGGCGCTACCGGCGGGAGCAGGAAAACCCGGTGGCGCGCTTCTTTCAGATGCTCTACCTGCCGGTCATCCGCGTCTGCCTGCGCCATCGCATAATCACCCTGGGCGTAGGCTTGCTGTTCCTGGCGGCCACCTTTCCCCTGGCCGGGCGAATCGGCACTCAATTCATGCCGCCGCTGTTCGAGGGCTCGATGCTCTACATGCCCACGGCCTTGCCCGGAATTTCGATTACCACCGCCGGCCATCTGCTGCAGGAGCAGGACCGGATTCTGAAATCGTTTCCCGAGGTGGAAAGCGTCTTCGGCACCGTGGGGCGCTCCGACAGCGCCACCGATAATGCGCCAATGGACATGTACGACACCACCGTGACGCTGCGACCGCGGGCGCAGTGGCCGGCCGGGATGGACTACGACCGCCTGGTGCAGGAAATGAACGCCAAGCTGGATTTTCCCGGCCTCGCCAATACCTGGACGATGCCGGTGGAGAACCGGCTCGATATGGAACTGACCGGGATCAAGACTCCGGTCGGGCTCAAGGTTCAGGGCCCCCAGTTGGGCGAGATCGAACGTATCGGCGGCGAGGTGGAACGAATCCTCAGCGGGGTGGCTGACACCCGCGGAGTTTTCGCCGAGCGCGTGGCCGAGGGTTTTTACGTCAATATCGAGGTCGATCGGGCGCAAGCCGCGCGCTACGGCCTGACCGTGGGCGACGTGCAGCGGCTGGTCAGCTCGGGAATGGGTGGAGAGAATATCGCGCTCACCGTACAGGGCCGCGATCGCTTTCCAATCAACGTGCGCTACCTGCGCGACTATCGCCAAAATTTGTCGGCGCTGCGCCAGATGCTGATTATGACGCCGCAGGGCGCTCAGATTCCCCTGAGCGAAGTTGCACGCGTCACACTTGGCCAGGGACCTTCGATGATTCGCGACGAGGGTGCCCAGCTCACCGCCTACGTCTTTGTCGATCTGGCCACGAACGACTACAGCGGCTATGTCGCACGCGCCCAGCGCGCACTCGATGCCAAACTACATCTGCCGGCGGGTTACAGCATCAAGTGGTCGGGCGAATACAGCTTCGAACTGCGGGCCAAGCAACGGCTGAGGGTAATCGTGCCCATCGTGATCATGGTGATTTTTGTCTTGCTCTACGTGCTATTCGATGCGCTGTCAGAAGCCTTGATCCTGCTTTTTCCCTGCGCCTTTGCGCTGACTGGTGGACTGCTCCTGCAGTATATGTTGGGAATCAATTTCAGCGTGGCGGTCGCGGTGGGCTATATCGACCTGTTCGGGATCGCGGTCGAGACTGGGGTGATAATGATCATCCTCCTGGATGAGGCGCTGGATCTGCGGCTTGCGAGAGGTCCGGTTGACCATCTCGACATCGAGGCTGCCACGATAGAGGGTGCGGTTCATCGCCTGCGGCCCAAGCTGATGACGGTGTTCGTAGTAATTTTCAGCCTGGTCCCGATTTTCTTCCAAAGCGGGATCGGCAACGACGTGATGAAGCCGATCGCGGTGCCGATCGTAGGCGGCATGATCACTTCTTCGATCGCCGTCCTGATTCTGGTGCCGGTGCTGTTCGCGATGGTCAAGGAGCGCGCGCTGGGCCGCGGCCTGCTGCGCCCCCCCGCGGCGGGCGCGCCGCAGGGGAGCGCGGCTCCTTATGCCTGA
- a CDS encoding HPF/RaiA family ribosome-associated protein has protein sequence MERLQITARDFDLTPAIDSEVREKMATLDRYYNRITACEVTLGGVVGHHRKGGPFDVRIRLKVPNKELVADHRHDSDFSLTLKESFAAIKRQLEDYVREHRQH, from the coding sequence ATGGAACGGCTGCAGATTACCGCGCGTGATTTTGATCTGACCCCTGCAATCGACAGCGAAGTGCGGGAAAAAATGGCGACCTTGGACCGTTATTACAACCGGATCACGGCCTGCGAAGTCACCTTGGGCGGCGTGGTTGGCCATCATCGTAAAGGTGGCCCCTTCGACGTTCGTATACGACTTAAAGTGCCCAACAAGGAATTGGTCGCCGATCATAGACACGACAGTGATTTCAGTCTGACCCTGAAAGAATCCTTTGCCGCCATTAAGCGCCAGCTCGAAGATTACGTGCGCGAGCATCGCCAGCACTAA